A section of the Rhodobacteraceae bacterium M382 genome encodes:
- a CDS encoding Lrp/AsnC family transcriptional regulator: MILDSRDRRILMLLQRDSRMSNADLAEAVGMSSSALWRRVRAFEEAGVIERYGAVVNPLRMGLGFQAIVHVHLTRHDPERIVEFIQAVERHDAVVECYATTGQADYHMRVLTQDLEVYNRFLEDFLFRLPAVASAQTNVVLRSIKQNEPISG, translated from the coding sequence ATGATCCTGGATAGCAGAGACCGGCGCATCCTGATGTTGCTGCAACGAGATTCCCGCATGTCGAATGCAGATCTCGCCGAAGCTGTGGGCATGTCGTCTTCGGCGCTGTGGCGCCGGGTGCGTGCATTCGAAGAGGCGGGCGTGATCGAACGCTATGGTGCCGTGGTCAATCCGCTCCGTATGGGGTTGGGGTTTCAGGCAATTGTGCATGTGCATTTGACCCGTCACGATCCAGAACGGATCGTCGAATTCATCCAGGCCGTAGAACGCCATGACGCCGTGGTGGAGTGTTACGCGACCACCGGGCAGGCGGATTACCATATGCGGGTGCTGACCCAGGATCTGGAAGTCTACAATCGCTTTCTCGAAGATTTCCTGTTTCGCCTGCCCGCCGTTGCCAGCGCACAGACCAATGTGGTTTTGCGGTCGATCAAGCAGAATGAACCAATATCCGGCTAG
- a CDS encoding FecR family protein, translating into MRTGILKVMALTFLIVAIGTGGARGVRANQLNAPMPVIEFQAGDTLRELAAQYLQDPDLWPVVLTLNGILSPAQVVPGVQLRMPVEQVRAADVALTASLDAIQKANAEGAQIFAPVEIDSAINNREQAGLQRAVGEWEDVVALSDIATGFAQEALAISVAQRDRSAEAVVSDVQGSVEGRSPAEPTWSGRTLNDVLVEFERMRTLSNSTTQITFRDLSRLRLNANSNATIQRMRSDPLTGGEVTKVSLVNGDFYALLNQLSDNTSFEIDVPGVKTTTDSTDFWIKNDQKGARFVNYDGPDLAIQQGKNTIMVGANEGVVLSGGDAKRADVLGAVDLTRPAAEAIAYAGQVDLAWAVVQDAKGYWLEVARDPGFNQMQVSEWAIPEAGFKARDLAPGDYHWRVAAIDLLGLPGSWSHPRVFTMRIDETPPFLTVLSPATDSLVTSSQVEFLGVTEADAILNLNGERLEPGADGSFAATLTLEPGENQIRVDAQDPAGNRTTRAISVVYRPVEQVSITFSDQIPRSGQALATRTEQISVWGFSTAAPGADMVVIGSEAETVRSRIGPDGGFRFSVPVNEEPSTYRVEILSPTGAVEGRAAFSALQDRTPPDLDLDLPPPQATGEPELRLEGDAGDAVRLMLNDAPLAMLDGRFLIDAELEPGQNVFELVAEDAVGNLRVLRLETLLDVDPPQIINVDLGRPNGANGPIELKVEATDASGLRQAASYVLRIGDVEREGFLRCNAAQNICSASLPAEPGELELVELIIEDYAGNAAYE; encoded by the coding sequence ATGCGCACCGGAATACTCAAGGTCATGGCCCTGACGTTCTTGATTGTGGCGATAGGCACAGGAGGTGCGCGCGGCGTCCGAGCAAATCAGTTGAATGCTCCGATGCCGGTGATCGAGTTTCAGGCCGGTGATACGCTGCGTGAGTTGGCCGCGCAGTATCTGCAGGACCCGGACCTGTGGCCGGTGGTTCTGACATTGAATGGCATCCTCTCTCCTGCCCAGGTGGTTCCCGGCGTGCAGTTACGTATGCCGGTCGAACAGGTGCGGGCGGCTGATGTTGCTTTGACCGCGTCGCTGGATGCGATCCAAAAAGCCAATGCAGAGGGGGCGCAGATCTTTGCCCCCGTCGAAATTGACAGCGCCATCAACAATCGCGAACAGGCCGGCCTGCAACGTGCAGTCGGTGAATGGGAGGATGTTGTCGCGCTGTCCGATATTGCCACGGGATTTGCACAAGAGGCGTTGGCCATTTCCGTTGCCCAGCGGGATCGCTCAGCCGAAGCTGTGGTGTCGGACGTTCAGGGCAGCGTCGAAGGGCGGTCACCCGCGGAACCGACATGGTCCGGGCGGACCCTCAACGATGTTCTGGTCGAATTCGAGCGCATGCGCACGCTGTCGAATTCGACGACGCAGATCACCTTTCGCGACCTCAGCCGATTGCGTCTGAATGCCAATTCCAACGCCACCATCCAGCGCATGCGGTCAGATCCGCTGACCGGAGGCGAAGTGACCAAAGTGTCGCTGGTCAACGGGGATTTCTATGCGCTGCTGAACCAGCTGTCGGACAATACCAGCTTTGAAATCGATGTGCCCGGAGTCAAGACGACGACGGATTCCACCGACTTCTGGATCAAGAACGACCAGAAGGGCGCGCGGTTTGTCAATTACGACGGGCCGGATTTGGCAATCCAGCAGGGAAAAAACACGATTATGGTCGGGGCGAACGAGGGCGTGGTCCTGAGCGGCGGTGACGCCAAACGGGCGGATGTTCTGGGTGCGGTCGATCTGACGCGGCCCGCAGCCGAGGCCATTGCCTATGCCGGTCAGGTCGATCTGGCCTGGGCTGTGGTACAGGATGCCAAAGGATACTGGCTCGAAGTGGCACGCGACCCCGGTTTCAACCAGATGCAGGTGTCCGAGTGGGCGATCCCCGAGGCGGGGTTCAAGGCGCGGGATCTGGCACCGGGAGACTACCACTGGCGAGTTGCGGCGATTGATTTGTTGGGCTTGCCGGGGTCGTGGAGTCATCCGCGTGTTTTTACCATGCGTATAGACGAAACCCCGCCATTCCTGACAGTTTTGTCACCTGCCACGGATAGCCTGGTGACCAGTTCCCAGGTCGAATTTCTGGGCGTGACCGAAGCGGATGCAATATTGAACCTGAATGGGGAACGGCTGGAACCCGGTGCGGATGGCAGCTTTGCCGCGACGCTGACTTTGGAACCGGGTGAAAACCAGATCCGTGTTGATGCTCAGGATCCTGCGGGGAATCGGACGACACGGGCCATTTCGGTAGTCTACCGTCCCGTCGAGCAGGTTTCGATCACGTTCTCGGATCAAATTCCCAGATCAGGTCAGGCGCTTGCCACACGCACGGAACAGATTTCGGTTTGGGGGTTCAGTACCGCGGCTCCGGGGGCGGATATGGTTGTGATTGGTTCCGAAGCCGAGACCGTCCGGTCCCGTATCGGTCCGGATGGTGGGTTCCGGTTCTCTGTACCAGTCAACGAAGAGCCGTCGACGTACCGGGTAGAGATCCTGTCTCCGACCGGAGCAGTCGAAGGCCGAGCAGCGTTTTCGGCGTTGCAAGACCGGACGCCGCCCGATCTGGATCTGGACTTGCCACCGCCGCAGGCCACCGGCGAGCCGGAGTTGCGGCTGGAAGGCGATGCGGGAGATGCGGTGCGGCTGATGTTGAATGATGCTCCGCTTGCCATGCTGGATGGCCGGTTTTTGATCGATGCGGAATTGGAACCGGGGCAGAACGTATTCGAACTGGTCGCTGAAGACGCAGTGGGGAATCTGCGAGTTCTGCGGTTGGAAACCCTCTTGGATGTGGACCCGCCGCAGATCATCAATGTCGATCTGGGGCGGCCGAACGGGGCAAATGGTCCGATCGAACTGAAGGTGGAGGCCACTGACGCCAGCGGTCTGCGACAGGCGGCGTCCTATGTACTGCGCATCGGAGACGTGGAGCGTGAAGGCTTCCTGCGGTGCAACGCTGCACAGAATATATGTTCGGCGAGCCTGCCGGCCGAGCCTGGGGAGCTCGAGTTGGTGGAGTTGATCATCGAAGATTACGCCGGAAACGCGGCATACGAATAG
- a CDS encoding PKD domain-containing protein has product MTAQFTRRATRAVALAVATVLSLAPVADADGPRLDTGKLVVYGALAPSREGDVDRREQVFFSVPKGLRDRIYIRVFDPETSGQDDFTYGGTGNAETAFRVFGGEGAFSAAERPVAVADDAREPRLTKSVPVTGPGKMLTEKLYGNDRATDQRWVTLTGVRTRQGEILGERAWFRIDVQGTGGDDGNGFTVGVSLSRDRDRAPDGLEMFSYQPTVRWEAGATPTQVWFDAPKPGKLTVQSFDGANGRLALLTQYKDIDLPISGQDHWRSAEVMVDESNLSLSLSGGFETPNDVTLAVYDSDGNPLPLRMPPLRAPEPERPTAVGTARPLADCRSVAFDGNLSRGLTPLGVEWSFGDGQSAQDAVIAYRYSEPGRYTARLRVLEEGIRPGRGAEIDVPVHVRNAPVAVAGADIVVAPGQAVAFEGGGSNPSDSPITRYRWSFGDGALAQSVRATHVYAQPGQYRAVLRVEDDSQHPCNFGVATRLVAVNFAPVAEAGTDQSAVVDQPVFLSGAASYDVDGAVGAWQWDMGDGTVLNGTNVSHIYRDSGVYTVRLTVTDNSGVANASAVDHLQISVNAPPVPVFAIPDRPVSVSEAALLDAGASSDADGQILSYIWDFGDGASGEGPLVTYAWTQAGEFTVTLTVIDDSGTASALQSTTRVVRVDAAPVANAGADQFVSASEVQFDGAGSADPDGTITEWLWDFGDGSTGQGPNPRHVYARPGVYEVSVRVRDDSGAPLNVARDRMRVTVNAAPIADAGRPQVVAPGEEFLLSGRGSIDPDGAISEYLWTFPGGGQATGERAAHQISDPGLYRIGLTVTDDFPGPPAQDEAETLITVNAQPVAVAGADRLVAPGDSLVFDAGQSFDPDGQIISYRWEFDDLGVPLDAQRVERAYDAPGTWSAQLVVTDDSGVLNAVADDDVTIRVNSAPVADAGDPVISDGLIVTLDGSGSADADGDPLIYRWDMGDGSGPIFGKTISHTYDKAGKFPVTLLVDDGTGLSNALSTDATTVSVRARPMADAGGNRDVCSGQPILFDASASADPDGGLLLYEWDFGDGNTSDLINPTKTYEQPGIYPVTLKIRNETGTDWGTAMDRIAALVREGPISDAGADRTVCSNQQVRLDGSGSTDADGAVNAFAWDFGDGKAANGETPLHIFSRPGTYTVTLTITGEARGGCSPLDSDTAIYKVIAAPELKVETNDRAAQGLDHLMSLSLREGGTDLPLDGVEITWDLGDGTTATGPSLSHVYAEPGEYLVKATAQLPEGSSDSSRICGQLEAVRKIMVNAAPVAELSAPDRASIGEALTFTGLGSFDPDGAIALFEWEFGDGASSVGVDVSHRYTQAGTYPVILRVYDDAGVGNSVVERRHTITVEPAPDPGLALSGQVCPAQDVPWSVQVPEGAAVAWNFGETKAEGAAVSHAFSAPGLYPVSAVLDDGANLPGSQRRIEVYQRVNAAPTALAGADRIVCPGDVVVFDAGASSDLDGKLTEWEWQFSDGEVLTGPRVERVFQSAADIAVTLTVRDDSGAAACDTGRDTARVLVNAAPQLDAGEDRTVSIGGSFDIERFEPARVKDPDGHGVMLDWSFGDGAQATGRVARHGYQSAGTYTVTLTARDSTGLACGVAQDQLQVTATARN; this is encoded by the coding sequence ATGACAGCACAATTCACAAGGAGGGCAACCCGCGCTGTGGCGCTGGCCGTTGCGACAGTGTTGAGTCTCGCACCAGTTGCCGACGCTGACGGGCCGCGACTGGATACCGGAAAATTGGTTGTCTATGGTGCGCTTGCGCCCAGTCGCGAAGGCGATGTGGACCGGCGTGAACAGGTGTTCTTCAGTGTGCCAAAGGGGCTGCGCGACCGGATCTATATCCGGGTGTTTGACCCCGAAACCTCGGGGCAGGATGATTTCACCTATGGGGGGACCGGCAACGCGGAAACTGCGTTTCGGGTGTTTGGGGGCGAAGGTGCCTTTAGCGCTGCCGAGCGTCCCGTGGCCGTCGCCGATGACGCGCGTGAACCGCGCCTGACAAAATCTGTCCCCGTGACCGGTCCGGGCAAGATGCTGACCGAAAAACTATACGGGAATGACCGTGCGACGGACCAGCGGTGGGTCACGCTGACCGGAGTGCGGACGCGACAGGGCGAGATCCTCGGCGAACGGGCCTGGTTCCGCATCGACGTGCAGGGCACCGGCGGTGATGACGGCAATGGGTTTACTGTGGGGGTGAGCCTGTCGCGGGATCGGGATCGCGCGCCAGACGGGCTTGAGATGTTTTCCTATCAACCCACCGTGCGATGGGAGGCCGGTGCCACCCCGACGCAGGTTTGGTTTGACGCCCCAAAACCGGGCAAGTTGACCGTCCAAAGCTTTGATGGAGCCAACGGTCGCCTGGCGCTGTTGACCCAATACAAGGATATCGACTTGCCGATTTCCGGGCAGGACCATTGGCGCTCAGCAGAGGTCATGGTGGATGAGAGCAACCTGTCGTTGTCGCTGTCGGGTGGGTTTGAAACCCCAAATGACGTCACGCTCGCAGTCTATGATAGCGACGGCAATCCGCTGCCTTTGCGGATGCCCCCGTTGCGCGCACCGGAACCAGAGCGCCCGACGGCGGTTGGTACGGCGCGACCTCTGGCCGATTGCCGGTCGGTGGCCTTTGACGGCAACCTGTCGCGCGGTCTGACACCGCTGGGAGTCGAATGGAGTTTCGGGGACGGTCAAAGCGCTCAGGACGCGGTGATCGCCTATCGGTACAGCGAACCAGGGCGCTATACGGCGCGTTTGCGTGTTCTCGAAGAGGGCATTCGTCCGGGCCGTGGTGCCGAAATTGATGTGCCAGTGCATGTGCGCAATGCCCCTGTGGCGGTCGCCGGGGCGGACATCGTGGTTGCACCCGGGCAGGCGGTTGCCTTTGAAGGCGGTGGGTCGAACCCGTCGGACAGCCCGATTACCCGGTATCGCTGGAGTTTTGGCGATGGAGCGCTGGCCCAATCGGTGCGCGCAACCCATGTCTATGCCCAGCCGGGACAGTATCGTGCGGTGCTGCGGGTCGAGGATGACAGCCAGCATCCTTGTAACTTTGGTGTGGCAACGCGGCTGGTTGCTGTGAACTTTGCCCCCGTCGCCGAAGCGGGCACGGATCAGAGCGCGGTTGTCGACCAGCCGGTGTTTCTGTCTGGCGCGGCCAGCTATGATGTGGATGGGGCCGTTGGAGCCTGGCAATGGGACATGGGCGACGGTACCGTTCTGAACGGGACCAATGTTTCCCACATCTACCGGGACTCCGGGGTTTATACGGTTCGGTTGACCGTGACGGATAACAGCGGTGTCGCCAATGCTTCGGCCGTGGATCACCTGCAGATCAGCGTCAACGCCCCGCCGGTGCCAGTGTTCGCCATTCCGGATCGTCCGGTGTCCGTGTCCGAGGCCGCGTTGTTGGATGCAGGGGCCTCCAGCGACGCCGACGGGCAGATTCTGTCCTACATCTGGGACTTTGGCGATGGCGCATCTGGCGAGGGACCACTGGTCACCTATGCCTGGACGCAAGCGGGTGAATTCACGGTTACACTGACGGTGATAGATGACAGTGGCACCGCTTCGGCGTTGCAAAGCACGACCCGTGTGGTTCGTGTGGATGCAGCCCCTGTGGCGAATGCGGGTGCGGACCAATTTGTCAGTGCCAGCGAGGTGCAATTTGATGGGGCAGGATCGGCGGATCCCGATGGCACCATTACCGAATGGCTCTGGGATTTTGGCGATGGCAGCACGGGGCAGGGGCCCAATCCGCGCCATGTCTATGCACGTCCGGGTGTTTATGAGGTGTCCGTGCGGGTGCGCGATGACAGCGGCGCGCCGCTGAATGTGGCGCGCGACCGGATGCGGGTCACGGTGAATGCCGCTCCGATTGCCGACGCCGGCCGCCCCCAGGTCGTGGCACCCGGCGAAGAGTTCCTGTTGTCCGGGCGTGGATCAATTGATCCCGATGGCGCGATTTCCGAATATCTGTGGACCTTCCCTGGCGGCGGCCAAGCCACTGGAGAACGGGCGGCGCATCAGATTTCTGACCCTGGTTTGTATCGCATCGGATTGACGGTTACCGACGATTTCCCCGGCCCTCCTGCACAGGATGAGGCGGAGACCCTGATCACCGTCAATGCCCAACCTGTGGCCGTGGCAGGGGCCGACCGGTTGGTGGCGCCGGGAGACAGTCTGGTGTTTGACGCGGGCCAAAGCTTTGATCCGGATGGTCAGATCATTTCCTACCGTTGGGAGTTTGATGACCTGGGCGTGCCGCTGGATGCACAGCGGGTTGAACGCGCCTATGACGCGCCGGGAACCTGGAGCGCGCAATTGGTCGTTACCGATGACAGCGGCGTGTTGAATGCAGTTGCTGATGATGACGTGACCATCCGGGTCAACAGCGCCCCCGTTGCAGATGCCGGTGATCCGGTGATCTCAGATGGTTTGATTGTGACGCTGGATGGTTCTGGGTCAGCCGATGCTGACGGTGATCCGCTGATCTATCGTTGGGACATGGGCGATGGGTCGGGGCCGATCTTTGGCAAGACGATATCCCATACCTATGACAAGGCTGGCAAGTTCCCGGTGACCCTGTTGGTGGACGACGGCACAGGATTGTCCAACGCCCTGTCCACCGACGCCACAACGGTGTCCGTGCGGGCCCGCCCGATGGCGGATGCCGGGGGCAACCGGGATGTCTGTTCCGGCCAGCCGATCCTGTTTGATGCGTCGGCCAGCGCCGACCCGGACGGTGGGCTGTTGCTGTATGAATGGGATTTCGGGGACGGCAATACTTCGGATCTGATCAACCCGACCAAGACCTATGAACAACCTGGTATTTACCCGGTTACGCTGAAAATCCGCAATGAAACCGGCACCGATTGGGGAACAGCCATGGATCGCATCGCGGCATTGGTGCGCGAGGGCCCAATTTCGGATGCGGGGGCGGACCGCACTGTATGTTCGAACCAGCAGGTGCGTCTGGACGGGTCGGGATCGACCGATGCGGATGGTGCAGTGAACGCCTTTGCCTGGGATTTCGGCGACGGCAAGGCGGCGAATGGCGAAACCCCGCTGCATATTTTTTCCCGCCCCGGCACATATACGGTCACGCTGACGATTACCGGCGAGGCGCGCGGCGGTTGTAGCCCGTTGGATTCCGACACGGCGATCTACAAAGTGATCGCAGCGCCCGAATTGAAGGTGGAGACCAACGACCGTGCCGCTCAGGGGTTGGACCACTTGATGTCGCTGAGCCTGCGCGAAGGGGGCACAGATCTGCCGTTGGATGGGGTCGAAATCACTTGGGATCTGGGAGATGGCACGACGGCAACTGGGCCGTCCCTATCGCATGTGTACGCCGAGCCCGGCGAATATCTGGTCAAAGCCACTGCACAATTGCCCGAAGGCTCAAGCGACAGCAGCCGGATCTGTGGCCAGCTCGAAGCTGTGCGCAAGATCATGGTGAATGCTGCACCCGTGGCCGAACTCTCCGCACCGGACCGGGCGTCGATCGGTGAAGCGCTGACGTTTACCGGGTTGGGTTCGTTTGACCCCGACGGGGCAATTGCCCTGTTCGAATGGGAATTTGGCGATGGGGCCAGTTCAGTTGGGGTTGATGTGAGCCACCGCTATACGCAGGCCGGGACTTATCCGGTGATCCTGCGTGTCTATGATGATGCTGGTGTCGGTAATTCGGTTGTGGAACGCCGCCATACGATCACTGTTGAACCGGCCCCTGATCCAGGGTTGGCGCTGTCGGGTCAGGTATGCCCTGCACAGGATGTGCCATGGTCGGTTCAGGTGCCCGAAGGCGCTGCGGTCGCCTGGAACTTTGGGGAGACCAAAGCCGAGGGCGCGGCCGTGAGCCACGCGTTTTCGGCACCCGGTCTGTATCCCGTTTCGGCGGTTCTGGACGACGGGGCCAACCTCCCCGGTAGCCAGCGCCGGATCGAAGTCTATCAACGTGTCAATGCCGCGCCTACCGCTTTGGCCGGGGCTGATCGCATTGTCTGCCCCGGAGACGTCGTCGTATTCGACGCGGGGGCGTCCTCGGATCTGGATGGCAAACTGACGGAATGGGAATGGCAATTTTCGGACGGAGAGGTGCTGACGGGTCCGCGGGTTGAACGGGTGTTCCAGTCCGCCGCCGACATTGCGGTTACCTTGACCGTGCGCGATGACAGTGGTGCCGCGGCATGTGACACGGGACGCGATACTGCACGGGTTTTGGTCAATGCTGCGCCGCAGCTGGATGCGGGTGAGGATCGGACTGTGTCGATTGGCGGATCCTTTGACATCGAACGGTTTGAACCTGCTCGGGTCAAAGACCCGGACGGGCATGGGGTGATGCTGGATTGGTCATTTGGCGACGGAGCACAGGCAACCGGGCGCGTGGCGCGTCACGGATATCAATCCGCCGGAACCTACACCGTGACCTTGACGGCACGTGACAGCACAGGGTTGGCCTGCGGTGTCGCGCAGGATCAGCTCCAGGTCACCGCAACTGCCCGAAACTAA